AATCATCACCGCTTGGCAGCCGGCATCAATTTGTGCACAGAGCAATTCAGCGGTGGAAATGGTATTAATTTCCAGCACCCGCCGTAATAAATCAGGGCGGGAAAAGCGCATTTGGCGGGTGCGCCAAAAGTTGCCACCAGAACCGTCTATCATGTAACACGCCAGCGTAAAAGGTGATCCGCAAAATCCGATTAATGGTGTTTCAGCGGGTAACGTTTGCCGCGTAAGCACACTAGCATCCATGACATAACGCAATTCTTCCAGTGATGCTGGGCGCAATTTTTGAATGGCTTCTTCCGTCTGTAATGGCTGACTAAACCGCGGTCCTTCGCCTTCGGAAAAAAACAATCCCAGTCCCATGGCATCCGGAATGGTGAGGATATCGGAAAACAAAATCGCAGCATCAAAGCCAAACCGACGAATTGGTTGTAGAGTAATTTCGCTGGCAATTTGCGGGTTTTTTGCCATCGCCAAAAAACCGCCTGCTTCCTTGCGAATAGCGCGGTACTCGGGTAGATAACGTCCCGCCTGTCGCATCAACCAAATTGGTGGACGCGGCACGGGCTGCTGCCGCAACGCGCGAAAAAGTAATGTATCTTTCCAATTGTTCATGCTAATAGTGGATTATACTTGCCATATAATTCCCTTTATGCTTTCTCTAACCGACAAAAAAATATTGATTACCGGAGTGCGCAATCGGCGATCGCTGGCTTATTTCATCGCGGCCCGTGCCGCTGCCGAAGGTGCACAGTTGGTTTTTGCCGTACAGCCTGACAATCGCGGTGATGATAATAAAGCCGCAGCTTTGGTTGCCACAGATTTTAATAATGCTCCCGCTTTGTTTTGCGATGCTGGCGACGATGACAGCGTTACTGCCACTGTCAACAGTGCCTCTGAAATTTTGGGTGGGCTGGACGGACTTGTGCACGCCATCGCTTTTGCGCGCCGAGAAACCATCGCTGGTGCTTATCAAGATAGTATTGACCGCGCCTCCTTTACCGAAGCCTTGGATATTAGTGCTTACACGCTCACCGCATTTGCCAAAGCGGCTCTACCTCATTTTGGCGATGGTGGCTCACTGGTCACGCTAAGCTACTTAGGCGCCGAGCGAGCATTGCCAAACTACAATGTCATGGGAGTAGCGAAAGCTGCGCTAGAGGCTAGTGTGCGCTATTTGGCGCTGGGCTTGGGTGCTAATAATGTGCGGGTAAACGCCGTTTCAGCCGGACCAGTTAAAACCCTGTCGGCCGCTGGCATTGACGGCTTTGGCAAAATTCTTAAACAAGTGGAGAAACAGGCACCACTCAAGCGTAATGTTAGTGCTGAAGAAATCGCAAATGCAGCCGTTTTTTTGTTGTCAGAACAAGCTGCTGCTATTACCGGTGAAGTGCTACATGTAGATGC
This region of Candidatus Persebacteraceae bacterium Df01 genomic DNA includes:
- the hemE gene encoding uroporphyrinogen decarboxylase, with protein sequence MNNWKDTLLFRALRQQPVPRPPIWLMRQAGRYLPEYRAIRKEAGGFLAMAKNPQIASEITLQPIRRFGFDAAILFSDILTIPDAMGLGLFFSEGEGPRFSQPLQTEEAIQKLRPASLEELRYVMDASVLTRQTLPAETPLIGFCGSPFTLACYMIDGSGGNFWRTRQMRFSRPDLLRRVLEINTISTAELLCAQIDAGCQAVMIFDSWGGLLGGDEYEDFSLSYIRHVVSLVKEKSDAPIIVFGRRCGLMLPALAACGCDAVGVDWQTSLRMARRMIGGKVAIQGNLEPAALLGTPDIAAAAAARVLADYGDSSGHIFNLGHGVDKSTPPECVTAVVETVRANRSH
- a CDS encoding SDR family oxidoreductase; protein product: MLSLTDKKILITGVRNRRSLAYFIAARAAAEGAQLVFAVQPDNRGDDNKAAALVATDFNNAPALFCDAGDDDSVTATVNSASEILGGLDGLVHAIAFARRETIAGAYQDSIDRASFTEALDISAYTLTAFAKAALPHFGDGGSLVTLSYLGAERALPNYNVMGVAKAALEASVRYLALGLGANNVRVNAVSAGPVKTLSAAGIDGFGKILKQVEKQAPLKRNVSAEEIANAAVFLLSEQAAAITGEVLHVDAGFHITAGFEFEEENK